The DNA sequence ATCGCGTTGAAATAGCGCAGGTCGTCGCTGCGCTGGACGCCCAGCGCCACCGGCGTGTCTCCGCCGGCGCGGGCGATCTCTTGCAGCGCGGTGCCGGCCCATTCGAGGTTCCAGGGAATCGCGGTCTCCGACCACAGCACCAGATCGGGTGCGGCGCCTTCGGGCGGGGCGGCGGTATATTGCAACTGACGTTGGAAAAAGACCGGGATCTTGTCCGCATCCCACTTGTCCTTCTGCGCCGCATTGGGCTGCACCAGCCGGATCGTATGGCCCGACAGGGGCGCCTGCCCCCCCGGCACCGGCAGCAGGAGGGCCGCCAGCGTCGCCAGCACCACCCCTTCGCGCAGCAGCCGCCAGGGCCAGCGGGGCCGCGAGGTGAATGCCGTCGCCGCGCAGACCGCCACACAGATCACGATCGCGTTCAGCCCGTGCGGCCCGACCCAGGCCAGCGCCTGCCCCGCAATCACGCTGACCGTCGATTGCGCCGGACTTGCCCAGGGAAATCCGGTGAAAAGATACGCGCGCACCAGTTCCGCCGCGGCCCAGCAGGGGATCAGTGCCCAGGGGCTGCTCCGCGACAGCTTTCGCGCGCCCCAGAACGCCACGCCCCAGAACAGCGCCATGCCCGCCGCCAGGAACACCAGCGCAAAGGGCGCCATCCAGCCGTGCCGCGCAACATCCACCATGAAGGGCGAGACGATCCACTGCAGCGCATGCATGAAATAGCCCAGCCCGAAGGCCCAGCCGGTCAGCGCCGCCTGCCGGGGGGTCTTTTGCGCGGCAAAGAGCCATGCCGCACCGATCATACCCAGCAGCATCAGCGGCGGCAGGTCGTAGGGTTGCTGGCCGAAGGCGGCCCCTGCCCCGAAAAGCGCCGCGAGAATATATGCCTGCCACGCCCCGAGGCGTCGGGTCATCCCGAGGCCCCGGTGGTGCGGACCCGCAATCTCTTGATCCGGCGCGGATCGGCTTCGATCACCTCGAACTCCGGCCCGTCCGGATGCAGCACGACCTCACCCCGCGCGGGCACCCGGCCCGAGAGCATGAAGACCAGTCCGCCCAGCGTGTCGATCTCTTCCTTGTCGACGTCGTCGTGATCGGTCAGGGAATGGCCGATCTCGGCTTCGAAATCCTCCAGCGGGGTCTTGGCAAGGGCAAGGTAGGTGCCGGGCTTTTCCTTGGTCCAGTACTTGCCCTCGTCCACGTCGTGCTCGTCCTCGATTTCGCCGATGACCTGTTCGATGAGGTCCTCGATCGTCACGAGGCCATCGACCCCGCCGTATTCGTCGATCACCAGCGCCATGTGGCGGCGTTCGGTCTGCATCTTGGTCAGCAGAACGCCGATGGTCATGCTGGGCGGCACGAAAAGCAGAGGGCGCAGCATGCCCGCCATGTCGAAATCGTGACCGTGGCCGTTAAAGCCGTATTGCAGGGCCAGGTCCTTGAGGTGGGCCATGCCGACCGGTGTATCCAGCGTGCCATCGTAGACCGGCAGGCGGGTCATGCCGCTTTCCTTGAAGACATCGACCAGCTCTTCGAGCGAGGCCGACACCGGGACGGCGATGATGTCCGCTTTGGGGATGGACACGTCATCGACCCGCATCCGGCGCAGGTTCATCATCCCGCGTGCGCTGACACGATCCGCCGGTGGCGGTGTCACATCGTCGTCTTCATCTGAATCCGAGGGACTGAGCGCCCCGATCACACGCGAGAAAAAGCTGCCCTGTCGGGAATGGCTGTCGTCGTGTTCATCAATATTGTCTTCGTCAAGCGCGCTACGCGCTGCGGTAGAAGATCCGTCTGTGTCGCCCATTGGGTCCTGTCTAAGAGTATCGGGCATACGCCCCTTCAATTCCTATATGGGTCATCCAGACCCATCTTGCCAAGTATTTTGACCTCCAGCCCCTCCATCAGGGCCGCATCAGCGTCGGTTTCGTGGTC is a window from the Sulfitobacter sp. THAF37 genome containing:
- the lnt gene encoding apolipoprotein N-acyltransferase, whose protein sequence is MTRRLGAWQAYILAALFGAGAAFGQQPYDLPPLMLLGMIGAAWLFAAQKTPRQAALTGWAFGLGYFMHALQWIVSPFMVDVARHGWMAPFALVFLAAGMALFWGVAFWGARKLSRSSPWALIPCWAAAELVRAYLFTGFPWASPAQSTVSVIAGQALAWVGPHGLNAIVICVAVCAATAFTSRPRWPWRLLREGVVLATLAALLLPVPGGQAPLSGHTIRLVQPNAAQKDKWDADKIPVFFQRQLQYTAAPPEGAAPDLVLWSETAIPWNLEWAGTALQEIARAGGDTPVALGVQRSDDLRYFNAMITLDQSGAVTQTYDKHHLVPFGEYMPLGDVMARFGIYGLAANQGHGYTAGPGARLLDFGPLGRALPLICYEAVFAHDVNAASERPDFLIQITNDAWFGRGAGPRQHLAQARMRAIEQGLPLARVANTGISAMIDPQGRVTASLPLNTAGFLDAALPAPGRITAYRRKGDAPAALFVLLALAACGLHARRRGQARP
- a CDS encoding hemolysin family protein; this translates as MGDTDGSSTAARSALDEDNIDEHDDSHSRQGSFFSRVIGALSPSDSDEDDDVTPPPADRVSARGMMNLRRMRVDDVSIPKADIIAVPVSASLEELVDVFKESGMTRLPVYDGTLDTPVGMAHLKDLALQYGFNGHGHDFDMAGMLRPLLFVPPSMTIGVLLTKMQTERRHMALVIDEYGGVDGLVTIEDLIEQVIGEIEDEHDVDEGKYWTKEKPGTYLALAKTPLEDFEAEIGHSLTDHDDVDKEEIDTLGGLVFMLSGRVPARGEVVLHPDGPEFEVIEADPRRIKRLRVRTTGASG